A genomic window from Silene latifolia isolate original U9 population chromosome 11, ASM4854445v1, whole genome shotgun sequence includes:
- the LOC141614053 gene encoding uncharacterized protein LOC141614053: MVYAFNGSTERESLWTNLSRLASDIQGTWAIGGDFNCVLTETERVGESFSRQDAEPFRHCLHQCEVIDSPAMGAIYTWNNKQCPADRVYSRLNQFLLTMQDNKRTRPFKYFNMWSLAPNFKEILHNGWHCDPNGTKMYELAKKLNNLKHCLKTLNKEQFYDIETNAEVTLTKLSKIQQALGVNPQDPQLVPQECEIRESHQHLAEAHSQFLQQKSKIKWTVDGDANTSFFHGILKTRRRQNQIVQIDDHQGNDHDDKQGVQESFIKFYTQLLG; the protein is encoded by the exons ATGGTCTATGCATTTAATGGTAGCACTGAGAGGGAGTCTCTCTGGACTAATCTGAGTAGATTGGCAAGTGATATACAAGGGACTTGGGCTATTGGAGGAGACTTCAACTGTGTCTTGACTGAGACTGAGAGAGTGGGGGAATCCTTTTCCAGGCAAGATGCAGAGCCTTTCAGGCATTGTTTGCACCAGTGTGAAGTGATTGATAGCCCAGCCATGGGAGCTATTTATACATGGAATAACAAACAATGCCCTGCTGATAGGGTTTATAGCAGACTTAATCAATTTCTG CTAACTATGCAAGATAATAAGAGGACCAGACCttttaaatactttaatatgtggagtCTTGCCCCTAATTTTAAGGAGATATTACATAATGGATGGCACTGTGATCCGAATGGAACTAAAATGTATGAGTTGGCTAAGAAATTGAATAATCTGAAGCATTGTCTGAAGACACTAAACAAAGAGCAGTTTTATGATATTGAGACTAATGCAGAGGTCACTCTTACTAAACTCAGCAAGATTCAGCAAGCTTTGGGAGTGAACCCTCAGGATCCACAATTGGTTCCGCAAGAATGTGAGATTAGAGAGAGCCACCAACATCTTGCTGAGGCACATTCTCAGTTCTTACAgcaaaaatcaaaaattaagTGGACTGTAGATGGGGATGCAAATACTTCTTTCTTTCATGGCATTTTGAAAACTAGAAGGAGACAGAATCAGATTGTCCAGATAGATGACCATCAGGGGAATGATCATGATGATAAGCAGGGTGTTCAGGAAAGCTTTATAAAATTCTATACTCAATTGCTTGGCTAG